In a genomic window of Pseudoglutamicibacter albus:
- the rlmB gene encoding 23S rRNA (guanosine(2251)-2'-O)-methyltransferase RlmB — protein sequence MSAPRKAPRNRKGPSKGSGGKNKRALEGRGPTPKAEDRVYHKAHRAKVLRERSQNKQGNRRQPTGGRRFSEEHVNGRNAVLEALQASIPAKALYVAAQIDVDDRIREALKIAAQRRIPILEATKPELDRLTDGSVHQGIAIQIPPYDYPDAAASLADAMENYRNGTAGAPLVVALDGITDPRNLGAIIRSASAFGAGTIVIPERRTVGVTATAWKTSAGAAARVPVARATNLTQVLRQAKQNGFYVLGLDGGGDVSLPELELADEPLIVVVGNEGKGLSRLVSETCDQIVSIPINAAMESLNASMAAGITLYEIANKRRASQN from the coding sequence ATGTCGGCGCCACGTAAGGCACCACGTAACCGTAAGGGGCCCTCTAAGGGCAGCGGCGGTAAGAATAAGCGCGCGCTTGAGGGCCGCGGTCCCACTCCTAAGGCGGAGGACCGGGTCTATCACAAGGCGCATCGTGCCAAGGTTTTGCGGGAGCGTTCGCAGAACAAGCAAGGCAACCGTCGCCAACCGACTGGTGGTCGTCGTTTCTCTGAGGAGCACGTGAACGGGCGTAACGCTGTGCTGGAGGCATTGCAGGCCTCCATCCCGGCGAAGGCTTTGTATGTTGCGGCTCAGATTGATGTGGATGACCGCATCCGTGAAGCGTTGAAGATCGCGGCTCAGCGACGCATTCCGATTCTTGAGGCGACTAAGCCTGAGCTGGATCGTTTGACAGACGGCTCTGTGCATCAGGGTATTGCGATACAGATCCCGCCGTATGACTATCCGGATGCTGCCGCGAGCCTTGCCGATGCGATGGAGAACTACCGCAACGGAACAGCGGGGGCCCCGTTGGTTGTGGCGTTGGACGGTATCACTGATCCGCGTAACTTGGGTGCGATCATCCGTTCCGCATCGGCCTTTGGTGCTGGGACGATCGTGATTCCGGAGCGCCGAACGGTTGGTGTCACTGCTACAGCGTGGAAGACCTCTGCTGGTGCTGCTGCACGTGTGCCGGTTGCGCGGGCCACGAACCTCACGCAGGTTCTGCGGCAGGCCAAGCAGAATGGCTTCTATGTTCTGGGTCTGGATGGCGGGGGTGATGTATCCCTGCCTGAACTTGAACTTGCTGATGAGCCGCTGATTGTTGTGGTGGGCAACGAGGGCAAGGGATTGTCGCGTTTGGTTTCGGAGACGTGTGATCAGATCGTCTCGATCCCGATTAACGCTGCGATGGAGTCTCTCAATGCATCGATGGCTGCGGGCATCACGCTGTACGAGATCGCGAATAAGCGACGAGCATCACAGAACTGA
- the cysS gene encoding cysteine--tRNA ligase, with translation MSLRFYDTRTRAVHDFVPVREGHVGLYYCGATVQGMPHVGHVRSAIAFDILRRWLMYRGFTVTMVRNVTDIDDKILEKSALSFSDPAQLGPDYVANELWFALAYRFEAAFREAYATLGVLPPTYEPRATGHMTEMFALIQRLIDAGHAYPAEDGSGDVYFDVRSYPSYGALTHQSVDDMQDAGDADPRGKRDPRDFAVWKGHKDGDPLTASWVSPWGRGRPGWHIECSAMAGKYLGETFDIHGGGLDLRFPHHENEMAQSQAAGDGFARFWMHNGMVTFEGQKMSKSVGNTVSPREMLAQAPADVVRYFLGQAHYRSQLDYSPSSLAEAGAALERVKGFVARAAEKFGADAVAGGEVAPAFAQAMDDDLNVPQALAALHETVRRGNAALGSGDGAEAGAALDAARQVAAMTAVLGLDDAASTVASSQGAESDALAQLVEARLAERAAARAAKDFETSDRIRDELAAAGITVKDGADGASWVLTGL, from the coding sequence GTGAGCTTGCGTTTCTATGACACCCGTACCCGTGCCGTCCACGATTTTGTCCCTGTCAGGGAGGGGCATGTGGGGCTGTATTACTGTGGCGCGACGGTTCAGGGGATGCCGCATGTGGGGCATGTACGATCGGCCATCGCGTTCGATATTTTGCGGCGCTGGCTGATGTATCGCGGTTTCACGGTCACGATGGTCCGTAACGTCACGGATATTGATGACAAGATTTTGGAGAAGTCGGCGCTGTCTTTCTCTGATCCTGCTCAGCTCGGCCCGGATTATGTGGCTAATGAGTTGTGGTTCGCGTTGGCGTACCGTTTTGAGGCGGCGTTCCGTGAGGCGTATGCGACATTGGGCGTTTTGCCTCCGACGTATGAGCCGCGCGCTACGGGGCACATGACGGAGATGTTCGCGTTGATTCAGCGTCTGATCGATGCGGGCCATGCGTACCCGGCTGAGGATGGCTCGGGTGACGTCTATTTCGATGTCCGTTCCTATCCTTCCTACGGTGCGCTGACGCATCAGTCGGTGGATGACATGCAGGATGCTGGCGACGCTGATCCGCGCGGTAAGCGTGATCCGCGTGATTTCGCGGTCTGGAAGGGTCATAAGGATGGCGACCCGTTGACGGCGTCGTGGGTTTCGCCGTGGGGGCGTGGCCGGCCAGGCTGGCACATCGAGTGCTCGGCGATGGCGGGTAAGTACCTTGGCGAGACGTTCGATATCCACGGTGGTGGCTTGGATTTGCGTTTCCCGCATCACGAGAATGAGATGGCTCAGTCGCAGGCTGCTGGCGATGGTTTCGCGCGTTTCTGGATGCATAACGGCATGGTGACGTTTGAGGGCCAGAAGATGTCGAAGTCCGTGGGGAACACGGTGTCTCCGCGTGAGATGTTGGCACAGGCTCCGGCGGATGTTGTCCGGTATTTCTTAGGCCAGGCTCATTATCGTTCGCAGTTGGATTATTCGCCGTCGTCTCTGGCGGAGGCCGGTGCCGCTCTGGAGCGTGTGAAGGGTTTTGTTGCGAGGGCTGCCGAGAAGTTTGGCGCCGATGCTGTGGCTGGTGGCGAGGTTGCGCCGGCTTTCGCTCAAGCCATGGACGATGATCTGAATGTTCCGCAGGCGCTTGCGGCGTTGCATGAGACGGTGCGTCGCGGCAACGCAGCTTTAGGGTCAGGCGACGGCGCGGAGGCCGGTGCCGCGTTGGACGCGGCTCGCCAGGTTGCGGCGATGACCGCGGTGTTAGGCCTTGATGACGCGGCGTCCACTGTTGCGTCTAGTCAGGGCGCCGAATCGGACGCGTTGGCGCAACTGGTGGAGGCGCGTCTGGCTGAGCGCGCGGCCGCGCGTGCGGCGAAGGACTTTGAGACCTCTGACCGTATCCGTGATGAGCTCGCTGCGGCGGGCATCACGGTCAAGGATGGCGCTGATGGCGCATCGTGGGTTTTGACTGGATTGTAG